In Vibrio bathopelagicus, the following are encoded in one genomic region:
- a CDS encoding ABC transporter ATP-binding protein, producing the protein MNNSEDTISRSWLITQVKKHKSKLLFANFVAIIATLISVPIPLLMPLMVDEVLLDKPASGLEMMNHLLPVSLQTPTGYIALTLLLVILMRSASQALNILQGRQFTLVSKTITYQMRSKMIDKLGRISIRQYETKGSGGINAHLITDIETIDKFIGSTLSKFIISFLTVLGTAIVLLWLEWRLGLFILLVNPVVIYFSRKLGSRVKHLKKYENQSFERFQNRLVETLDGIYQLRAANKERIFLDELKVQANQVRIDADKYAWQSEAAGRVSFLLFLLGFELFRAVAMLMVLFSDLTIGQIFAVFGYLWFMLGPVQELLGIQFSWYSAKAALQRINDLLQLEEEKRPISKVNPFNEHQEVTVDIEDVTFSYTLENTVLNRLSLHIPAGKKVALVGASGGGKSTLIQLLIGVYQADSGCIRYNGETTDDISFDIIRNQIAVVLQQPILFNDTLRHNLTLGAEYDEMSLWRALEVSQMQDVIKQLSNGLDTQIGRNGVRLSGGQRQRLAIARMVLSNPKFVILDEATSALDTATESALHKALSEFLKDRTTLIVAHRLSAVKQADLIYVLEDGQVTQTGTHGELVEQQGLYQTLYGSVQSHA; encoded by the coding sequence ATGAACAATTCAGAAGACACTATTAGCCGTTCTTGGTTGATAACTCAAGTAAAAAAACACAAGTCCAAATTACTGTTTGCTAACTTTGTTGCCATTATTGCAACCTTAATTAGCGTCCCTATCCCTCTGCTTATGCCACTCATGGTCGACGAAGTTTTGCTTGATAAGCCAGCTTCAGGGTTAGAGATGATGAATCACCTACTTCCAGTCTCGCTGCAAACGCCAACTGGCTATATTGCTCTTACTCTCTTGTTGGTTATCCTGATGCGATCTGCCAGCCAAGCGTTGAATATTCTACAAGGTCGTCAATTTACTTTGGTTTCCAAAACGATCACCTACCAAATGCGTAGCAAGATGATCGATAAACTTGGCCGCATTAGCATCCGACAGTACGAAACCAAAGGCAGCGGCGGTATTAATGCTCATCTAATTACAGACATAGAGACTATTGATAAGTTCATTGGCTCGACCCTTTCTAAATTTATCATCAGCTTCTTAACGGTGCTCGGTACCGCTATAGTCCTACTATGGTTAGAGTGGCGTTTAGGGCTGTTCATTCTACTGGTCAATCCTGTTGTTATTTATTTTTCTCGTAAGCTCGGTAGCCGTGTTAAACACCTCAAGAAATATGAGAACCAGTCTTTTGAGCGTTTTCAGAATCGCTTAGTTGAAACGTTAGATGGCATCTATCAACTTCGTGCAGCTAATAAAGAGCGCATCTTTCTTGATGAACTTAAAGTTCAAGCAAACCAAGTAAGAATCGATGCCGATAAATACGCATGGCAATCGGAAGCCGCGGGGCGAGTGTCCTTTTTATTATTTCTATTAGGTTTTGAACTGTTCCGTGCTGTTGCAATGTTGATGGTGTTATTTAGCGACTTAACCATTGGTCAGATTTTCGCGGTATTTGGTTACTTATGGTTTATGTTGGGCCCGGTTCAAGAATTGTTAGGCATTCAATTCTCTTGGTATAGCGCGAAGGCCGCACTGCAACGCATCAACGATCTTCTTCAGTTAGAAGAAGAGAAGCGCCCTATCAGCAAAGTGAACCCGTTTAATGAACATCAAGAAGTGACAGTTGACATAGAAGACGTTACATTCTCTTACACATTAGAAAACACTGTTTTAAATAGGCTATCCTTACACATACCTGCTGGAAAAAAGGTCGCTCTAGTCGGTGCCAGTGGTGGAGGTAAATCGACATTAATACAGTTGCTTATTGGGGTTTATCAAGCCGACTCTGGGTGTATTCGTTATAACGGTGAAACAACGGACGACATCAGTTTTGATATAATTCGTAATCAAATTGCCGTTGTTTTACAGCAACCTATACTTTTTAATGACACATTGAGGCATAATCTGACCCTCGGCGCCGAATACGATGAGATGTCGCTATGGCGTGCGCTTGAAGTGTCTCAGATGCAAGATGTGATTAAGCAGCTAAGTAACGGTTTGGATACTCAAATTGGTAGGAATGGCGTTCGACTGTCTGGTGGTCAACGACAACGACTGGCCATCGCCCGTATGGTGTTGAGCAATCCGAAGTTTGTTATTCTAGACGAAGCAACATCAGCACTTGATACAGCGACAGAGTCAGCTCTGCACAAAGCACTAAGCGAATTTTTGAAAGATCGCACAACTTTGATTGTGGCCCATCGATTATCAGCAGTGAAACAAGCTGATCTGATCTATGTTTTAGAAGATGGACAAGTCACACAGACGGGAACACATGGTGAATTGGTTGAACAACAAGGACTTTATCAAACACTCTATGGCAGTGTGCAATCGCACGCCTGA
- a CDS encoding GAF domain-containing protein produces the protein MKIEHYQRLTKQAVALIESETDLIANLANISSLLFMELDELNWAGFYLMKQDKQMQQDELVLGPFQGQPACVRIPVGRGVCGTAVATNTVQRIHDVHEFEGHIACDAASNSEIVIPFSIDGKVVGVLDIDSPNIGRFSQIDEDGLTFFMAEVEKVLNSHANKA, from the coding sequence ATGAAAATAGAACATTACCAACGCTTAACCAAACAAGCCGTTGCATTAATTGAATCAGAAACCGATCTAATTGCGAATCTTGCAAATATTAGCTCACTATTGTTCATGGAATTAGATGAACTTAACTGGGCTGGTTTCTACTTAATGAAGCAAGATAAGCAAATGCAACAAGATGAGCTTGTGCTTGGTCCCTTCCAAGGTCAGCCAGCGTGTGTTCGAATTCCAGTAGGGCGTGGAGTCTGTGGAACTGCGGTTGCGACGAATACAGTTCAGCGCATTCATGATGTGCATGAGTTCGAAGGTCACATCGCTTGTGATGCTGCAAGTAACTCAGAAATCGTTATTCCATTCTCTATCGATGGTAAAGTTGTGGGTGTTCTTGACATCGATAGTCCAAATATTGGTCGTTTTTCTCAAATTGATGAAGACGGATTGACATTTTTTATGGCTGAAGTGGAAAAGGTGCTTAATTCGCACGCGAACAAGGCATAA
- a CDS encoding PqiA/YebS family transporter subunit: MTSPSNPVTAEPLPSDQPSSEQSQGKHLCDSSSVRLCQGCELPIDKMDIPHGKSAYCPRCGTQLYRGGTPSLSGNLAIAITCLLLFIPSHFFEFISIRLIGVMIPATLPSGVFTLMGEGFPLLGLLILFCSSIAPFLVCTSVLITHVSLRFKIFTSFRYSLAIIQTLKHWMMLDVFLVSVAISCFKLQDYSDIFVGPGLIGLILLQLFSVLLVSRISVRRYWEAWAKESDYSFAENKNIHCHNCHLSQPEGDACVRCHHDLYHRKPYSIQKTWALLFAASVAIIPANVIPISIVITNGQRLEDTIISGVASLINTDMYGIAAIIFIASIVVPVAKILGLTYILLCIQMKRARYHRQRMTIYFIVKWVGKWSVMDLFVISIMMTLVDRGQILNFTPGYGAVAFGVVVVMTMLAAESLDPRLIWDNHTSKDESVNEQQ; the protein is encoded by the coding sequence GTGACCTCCCCCTCTAATCCTGTCACCGCTGAGCCATTACCGAGCGATCAGCCATCATCCGAACAATCACAAGGTAAGCACTTGTGCGACAGCAGTTCTGTACGACTATGCCAAGGCTGTGAACTCCCAATAGACAAGATGGATATCCCACATGGGAAGTCAGCTTACTGCCCTAGATGCGGAACTCAGTTATACCGCGGAGGCACACCTAGCCTCTCTGGAAATCTAGCCATCGCAATCACTTGCTTATTGTTATTTATCCCTTCTCATTTCTTTGAATTCATCAGTATCCGCCTCATTGGCGTCATGATACCAGCCACACTGCCATCGGGTGTATTCACCTTAATGGGAGAAGGCTTCCCACTGCTTGGGTTACTCATTTTATTCTGCAGCTCTATCGCGCCGTTCCTTGTTTGTACTTCGGTACTGATCACACACGTATCATTACGCTTTAAAATTTTCACATCATTTCGTTACTCATTAGCGATTATCCAAACCTTAAAGCATTGGATGATGTTGGATGTTTTTTTGGTGAGTGTGGCCATCTCGTGTTTCAAACTACAAGACTATTCCGATATTTTTGTTGGCCCTGGTTTAATTGGATTGATTCTACTGCAGCTATTCAGCGTTCTACTGGTAAGCCGCATTAGTGTGCGACGTTACTGGGAAGCTTGGGCGAAAGAATCAGACTACTCTTTTGCAGAGAACAAAAATATTCACTGTCACAACTGCCACCTATCTCAGCCTGAAGGTGATGCTTGTGTACGTTGTCACCATGACTTATATCACCGCAAGCCCTACTCTATACAAAAGACTTGGGCACTGTTATTTGCGGCTTCCGTTGCCATAATACCAGCGAACGTGATTCCAATTTCAATCGTAATCACCAACGGGCAAAGGTTAGAAGACACTATCATTTCGGGTGTCGCTTCACTCATCAATACTGATATGTACGGCATCGCTGCGATTATTTTTATTGCAAGTATCGTGGTTCCAGTAGCCAAGATTCTCGGACTTACGTACATATTGCTTTGTATTCAAATGAAACGAGCACGCTATCACAGGCAAAGAATGACCATCTATTTCATTGTAAAATGGGTAGGTAAATGGTCGGTGATGGATCTCTTCGTTATTTCGATCATGATGACATTGGTCGACCGTGGACAAATTTTAAACTTTACACCAGGTTATGGTGCTGTGGCTTTCGGTGTCGTTGTTGTTATGACAATGCTGGCAGCAGAAAGCTTAGATCCTAGGCTAATTTGGGATAACCACACCTCTAAAGATGAGTCAGTGAATGAACAACAATAA
- the prc gene encoding carboxy terminal-processing peptidase, with amino-acid sequence MKCRSKLTLIAASFFLAASAQALEAKLDQDDLPLLAPEVQHETASKRVTSRFTRSHYKHFNLNDDFSQAIFNRYLEMLDYNRNIFTQADIDSFSSSSVQIDDQLKAGNNQIAFDVYNLSMQKRFERFQYALSLLDTEIKFDTDESIELNRSEAEWPKDIAEVNELWRKRVKYDALNLKLTGKEWPEIQEVLEKRYNNAMKRITQSHNEDAFQIYMNAFAREVDPHTSYLSPRNAEQFQSEMNLSLEGIGAVLQMTDDYTVIRSLVAGGPASNSKQLSDGDRIVGVGQDGEEVVDVIGWRLDDVVQLIKGPKGTKVKLQILPEGNDAKSHVVTIVRDKIRLEDRAVKSEVIEKDGKKIGVLEVPSFYVGLSKDTDKLISELKQQGVEGIIVDLRNNGGGALTEATELSGLFIKEGPVVQVRDSYGRVKVNSDTDGEISYQGPLTVLVNRYSASASEIFAAAMQDYGRAIILGENSFGKGTVQQHRSLNHIYDLFDKELGYVQYTIQKFYRINGGSTQNKGVVPDIAYPTPIDPADTGESVEDNALPWDSIDKANYSVLQRNDEEIVALTAQHQARIATDMEFGFIAQDIEKYKADKDDNDLSLNEKVRQQESDDADVLRLERINQRQKAAKLEAFKTLDDIPKDYEAPDAYLDESVAIMLDMIKK; translated from the coding sequence ATGAAATGCCGTTCAAAATTGACACTGATTGCTGCTAGCTTTTTTCTAGCAGCTTCAGCTCAGGCTCTTGAAGCCAAATTAGATCAGGACGATTTACCTTTACTCGCTCCTGAGGTCCAACACGAAACTGCTAGTAAACGTGTTACTTCTCGATTTACTCGTTCTCACTATAAACACTTCAATCTCAACGATGATTTCTCTCAGGCTATCTTTAATCGTTATTTAGAGATGCTGGATTATAATCGTAATATCTTCACTCAAGCTGATATTGACTCTTTCTCCTCTTCATCTGTGCAAATTGATGATCAGCTGAAAGCGGGTAATAACCAGATTGCTTTCGATGTTTATAATCTTTCTATGCAGAAGCGTTTTGAACGTTTTCAATATGCGTTGTCTTTGCTAGATACTGAGATTAAGTTTGATACCGATGAAAGTATTGAGCTCAATCGTAGTGAAGCGGAGTGGCCGAAAGATATCGCCGAAGTGAATGAGCTTTGGAGGAAGCGTGTTAAATATGACGCGTTGAACCTGAAACTTACTGGTAAAGAATGGCCAGAGATTCAAGAGGTTTTGGAAAAGCGTTACAACAATGCGATGAAGCGTATTACACAATCGCATAATGAAGATGCTTTCCAAATCTACATGAACGCATTTGCGCGTGAAGTTGATCCTCACACCAGTTACCTTTCTCCAAGAAATGCAGAACAATTCCAATCAGAGATGAATCTATCTTTGGAAGGTATTGGTGCTGTGCTTCAGATGACTGATGACTATACCGTGATTCGCTCGTTAGTTGCTGGTGGCCCTGCGTCAAACAGCAAACAATTGAGCGATGGTGACCGCATTGTCGGTGTCGGCCAAGATGGCGAAGAGGTTGTTGATGTTATCGGTTGGCGTTTAGACGATGTAGTACAGCTGATTAAGGGCCCGAAAGGGACCAAAGTTAAGCTACAAATCTTGCCGGAAGGTAACGATGCAAAAAGTCACGTTGTCACAATTGTACGCGACAAGATTCGTCTAGAAGACCGCGCTGTTAAATCTGAAGTTATCGAGAAAGATGGCAAGAAGATTGGTGTTCTTGAAGTACCAAGTTTCTATGTTGGCCTCTCTAAAGATACCGATAAACTGATCAGTGAGCTTAAACAGCAAGGTGTTGAAGGTATTATCGTTGATCTTCGAAACAACGGTGGTGGTGCACTGACTGAAGCAACCGAACTCTCTGGTTTATTTATCAAAGAGGGACCAGTTGTTCAGGTTCGTGATAGCTACGGTCGTGTCAAAGTGAACAGTGATACTGACGGCGAAATCAGCTATCAAGGTCCATTAACGGTATTGGTGAATCGCTACAGTGCGTCAGCTTCTGAGATTTTTGCAGCAGCGATGCAAGATTACGGTCGTGCAATTATTCTTGGCGAAAACTCTTTCGGTAAAGGAACGGTGCAACAACATCGCTCTTTGAATCATATCTATGATTTGTTCGATAAAGAGTTGGGCTACGTTCAATACACAATCCAGAAATTCTACCGAATCAATGGTGGCAGTACGCAAAACAAAGGTGTAGTACCTGATATTGCTTATCCGACGCCAATTGATCCAGCAGATACTGGTGAAAGTGTTGAAGATAATGCTCTACCTTGGGACAGTATTGATAAAGCAAATTACTCAGTGTTACAGCGTAACGATGAAGAAATAGTTGCTTTGACTGCCCAACACCAAGCTCGCATTGCTACTGACATGGAATTTGGCTTTATCGCGCAAGATATTGAAAAATATAAAGCAGATAAAGACGATAACGACCTTTCTTTGAATGAAAAGGTACGTCAGCAAGAGAGTGATGATGCGGATGTGCTTCGTCTAGAGCGTATCAATCAACGTCAAAAAGCCGCTAAGTTAGAGGCATTTAAAACGCTAGATGATATTCCTAAAGACTACGAAGCCCCAGATGCTTATCTTGATGAGTCGGTTGCTATCATGCTAGACATGATAAAGAAATAA
- the proQ gene encoding RNA chaperone ProQ, giving the protein MENTEKLKNSKEVIAYVAECFPKCFTLEGEAKPLKIGIFQDLAERLSEDEKVSKTQLRAALRQYTSSWRYLHGVKAGADRVDLDGNACGTLEEEHVEHAKATLAESKAKVQARRKEQAQKAREEGKAKTKAKKAQQPRRQAPKAPKVEKPVETRALNADEFIAGKEVNVNMGTGNMAATIVEINKEDVRVQLANGLQMVVKAEHLRA; this is encoded by the coding sequence ATGGAAAACACTGAAAAGTTAAAAAACAGCAAAGAAGTTATCGCATATGTTGCTGAATGTTTCCCTAAATGCTTTACTCTAGAAGGTGAAGCAAAACCACTTAAAATTGGTATTTTTCAAGATCTTGCTGAACGTCTAAGTGAAGACGAAAAAGTAAGTAAGACTCAGCTTCGTGCAGCGTTAAGACAGTACACATCATCATGGCGTTACCTGCACGGCGTAAAAGCTGGTGCAGATCGTGTTGACCTAGACGGCAACGCGTGTGGCACATTAGAAGAAGAGCACGTAGAACACGCTAAAGCTACACTTGCAGAAAGCAAAGCGAAAGTTCAGGCTCGTCGTAAAGAACAAGCACAGAAAGCTCGTGAAGAAGGCAAAGCGAAAACTAAGGCGAAGAAAGCTCAACAGCCTCGTCGTCAAGCGCCTAAAGCACCAAAAGTAGAAAAGCCTGTAGAAACACGCGCTTTGAACGCCGATGAATTCATCGCTGGCAAAGAAGTAAATGTGAACATGGGTACAGGAAACATGGCTGCGACCATTGTTGAAATCAATAAGGAAGATGTACGTGTTCAGTTAGCAAACGGCCTACAAATGGTTGTTAAAGCGGAGCACTTGCGCGCTTAA
- a CDS encoding MlaD family protein — protein sequence MNNNNQSQTSYSPEVRKNKGISPLWILPILTVALAGWLVMKSVHDAGQRVQIYFSDAAGLVAGRTTIRYQGLEVGMVRDITLSKDLSSIYVDADIYPEAQKLLSKGTRFWLVKPTASLSGISGLDALVSGNYIAIHPSETKEKPETVFHALESSPSDLLASEGLNISLTTKDLGGVSVGSQIVYRKIPIGEVYNYQLNENAKSVTIQAAIKDEYSHIITDQSRFWNVSGLGASIGFSGVDVRLESLSALLGGSIAVDSPGEGQPVEMNTEFKLYPDLKTAGRGISIKIAVPDDNKISATGAPIMYRGIEIGQITDLSLSKGRENVVASAAIQPAFSDFLNSGSKFVLEEAELSLTGMKNIANLVTGNFLTLVPGEGEKSRRFTAIRKNEFSQEQEKSVAIRLTSSNSFGLDVGTQLLYKGIAVGSIIDVGLVESVGTGSDKHEVFMDALIDNQYAHLIKSNNRFFVTGSATAELTESGLSVTVPPAKQLLSGSISFVSEGNSKSRSNYQLFQSKSLAEIAKFNQTGSKKMSLFASELPSISKGSPLLYRNLQVGSISNFQLADGGVRIEVTIENRYTHLINKHTVFWNRSGVEVDASLSGISIKAAPVKTLIQGGIAFDSLPGIDNKLGNVWKLYADSKSARKFGRAITITSSGDQEVSKGMAIKYQGVTVGEVTLVIPNFDKGGIEITARVLPEYVEKIAVANSHFWLAEPEIGLNGIKNVSALLSKHINVEPGKGDKTTAFKLSQGPVKPEGKVFTLQSETRGSVSEGTPILFRELEIGSVIDVKLGEFADRIISTIQIKPEYAYLIRSNSVFWNVSGVDVSIGLSGANIKAGTVDSLLRGGITFSTPPTNELQPLAEEDQSFYLYPQAEDEWKSWRTAIPRP from the coding sequence ATGAACAACAATAACCAATCACAAACGTCATATTCACCAGAAGTCAGAAAAAACAAAGGGATCTCACCTTTGTGGATTCTGCCGATTCTTACCGTAGCACTTGCTGGTTGGCTGGTTATGAAGTCAGTACATGATGCAGGGCAACGTGTGCAAATCTACTTCTCGGATGCCGCGGGGTTAGTCGCAGGACGAACCACGATTCGCTATCAAGGTTTAGAGGTGGGTATGGTTCGCGACATCACGTTGTCCAAAGACTTATCAAGCATTTATGTTGATGCCGACATCTACCCTGAGGCTCAAAAGCTTCTTTCGAAGGGAACGCGTTTCTGGCTAGTCAAACCAACGGCAAGCCTCTCTGGCATTTCGGGTTTAGACGCCCTTGTTTCCGGTAACTATATTGCGATTCACCCTAGTGAAACCAAAGAGAAACCAGAAACGGTGTTTCACGCCTTGGAATCGTCACCTTCTGACTTATTGGCTTCAGAAGGTCTCAATATATCGTTGACCACCAAAGATCTTGGCGGCGTATCTGTTGGTTCACAAATTGTTTACCGCAAGATCCCGATTGGTGAAGTTTATAACTATCAACTCAATGAAAATGCTAAGTCGGTAACTATTCAAGCAGCCATCAAAGACGAATACAGTCATATCATTACCGACCAAAGCCGTTTTTGGAATGTAAGCGGCTTAGGGGCGAGCATTGGCTTCTCAGGTGTTGACGTACGATTAGAGAGCTTAAGTGCCCTACTTGGCGGCTCGATTGCGGTTGACTCCCCGGGAGAAGGCCAGCCAGTTGAGATGAACACTGAATTCAAACTCTACCCCGATCTAAAGACCGCGGGTCGTGGTATCTCAATCAAGATCGCAGTGCCAGACGACAACAAGATCAGCGCAACCGGTGCGCCTATCATGTACCGAGGCATCGAAATTGGTCAGATTACCGATTTATCACTGAGCAAAGGCCGTGAAAACGTGGTGGCTTCTGCCGCTATCCAACCTGCATTCAGTGACTTTTTGAACAGTGGAAGTAAATTCGTTCTGGAAGAAGCGGAACTGTCGCTAACAGGTATGAAGAACATTGCTAACTTGGTAACAGGTAACTTCCTGACATTAGTACCTGGTGAAGGTGAAAAATCTCGTCGGTTTACCGCTATTCGCAAGAACGAGTTCAGTCAGGAGCAAGAAAAGTCTGTTGCGATTCGTCTAACCTCTAGCAATTCATTTGGTTTGGATGTCGGAACCCAATTGCTTTACAAAGGCATAGCGGTTGGTTCAATCATTGATGTTGGGTTAGTTGAAAGTGTTGGAACCGGTAGCGACAAGCATGAAGTATTCATGGATGCGCTGATCGACAACCAATATGCACACCTTATCAAAAGTAATAACCGCTTCTTCGTTACAGGCAGCGCGACTGCAGAGCTTACAGAGTCAGGCTTAAGCGTTACAGTACCGCCAGCCAAACAGCTGTTGAGTGGTTCTATTAGCTTTGTGAGTGAAGGCAACAGTAAGTCTCGCTCTAACTATCAATTATTCCAAAGTAAGTCATTAGCAGAGATCGCCAAGTTCAATCAAACCGGCTCTAAAAAGATGTCATTGTTTGCCAGTGAACTGCCTTCTATCTCGAAAGGAAGCCCTCTGCTCTACCGCAACCTTCAAGTCGGCAGTATTTCTAACTTTCAGCTAGCGGATGGTGGCGTAAGAATAGAAGTAACGATCGAAAACCGTTACACACACTTGATCAACAAACACACGGTTTTTTGGAATCGTTCAGGAGTTGAAGTCGATGCCTCTTTATCAGGTATCAGCATTAAAGCTGCTCCGGTTAAAACGCTGATTCAAGGTGGTATAGCCTTTGATTCACTACCAGGAATCGACAACAAGCTTGGTAACGTTTGGAAGCTATACGCCGATTCGAAATCTGCGAGAAAGTTTGGCCGCGCGATTACCATCACCTCTTCTGGCGACCAAGAAGTCAGCAAAGGCATGGCGATCAAATATCAGGGTGTCACGGTTGGTGAAGTGACTCTCGTGATTCCGAACTTTGACAAAGGTGGGATCGAAATTACCGCTCGCGTTTTACCGGAATACGTTGAGAAAATTGCAGTCGCAAACAGCCACTTTTGGTTAGCAGAACCGGAGATCGGCCTAAACGGTATCAAAAACGTATCGGCACTGCTCTCTAAACACATCAATGTTGAACCAGGAAAAGGCGACAAAACCACGGCATTTAAGCTTAGCCAAGGCCCAGTTAAACCTGAAGGCAAAGTGTTTACGTTGCAGAGTGAAACAAGAGGTTCCGTATCTGAAGGCACACCGATTCTATTCAGAGAGCTAGAGATTGGCTCTGTGATTGACGTGAAACTGGGTGAATTTGCAGACCGTATTATCTCAACCATTCAGATCAAACCTGAATACGCCTATCTGATTCGCTCAAACAGCGTTTTTTGGAATGTGTCTGGGGTTGATGTCTCTATCGGTTTGTCGGGTGCAAATATCAAGGCCGGTACAGTAGATAGCTTGTTAAGAGGCGGGATTACTTTCTCTACGCCACCAACGAATGAACTCCAACCGTTGGCAGAAGAAGACCAATCTTTCTATTTATATCCTCAAGCCGAAGATGAATGGAAATCTTGGAGAACCGCCATACCTCGCCCTTAG